In a genomic window of Aggregatimonas sangjinii:
- a CDS encoding type IX secretion system membrane protein PorP/SprF, translating to MRNNLLILLLLFGALIARGQELNSPQLTQYLADNPFVLSPVYAGIGDHVKIRLNGLTQWVGIKDAPQTQSLAADMRIGEQSGVGLFLYNDKNGYTKQQGARVSFAHHLTIDRYDDEFLSFGLSYNFNQFRIDIDEFQNGGLDPSVVNNRQTSNHNFDVGAMYRAGKFYFSANASNLLGKDPQNLTFDADEPNALRNYYAYTGYRYRKNKNSDLEIEPSLLFKIFESDGRSETDLNLKFRWYDFEDYYYAGVNYRFLNDQIGDPLYLAPFAGLKKGKFYFGYSYQIILNEIITYSTGTHVVTIGVDLFQGLSNCRCTY from the coding sequence ATGCGTAACAACCTACTTATCCTACTATTACTATTCGGCGCCCTTATCGCTAGGGGCCAAGAACTGAACTCGCCCCAACTGACCCAGTATCTGGCGGACAACCCTTTTGTATTGTCGCCGGTCTATGCTGGAATAGGGGACCATGTGAAAATACGATTAAACGGACTCACGCAATGGGTGGGAATCAAAGATGCTCCCCAAACACAATCGTTGGCGGCCGATATGCGTATCGGAGAACAATCAGGGGTGGGGTTGTTCCTGTACAACGATAAAAACGGATATACCAAACAACAAGGTGCTAGGGTTTCTTTTGCGCATCACTTGACCATTGATCGTTACGACGATGAGTTTTTGTCCTTTGGCCTTTCCTATAATTTCAACCAATTTCGTATCGATATCGATGAGTTTCAGAATGGGGGACTGGATCCAAGTGTCGTAAATAATAGACAGACCTCGAATCACAATTTTGATGTGGGGGCCATGTACCGCGCCGGTAAATTCTATTTTAGCGCAAATGCATCCAACCTTCTTGGGAAAGATCCCCAAAACCTGACTTTTGATGCCGATGAGCCCAACGCTTTGCGCAATTACTACGCGTATACCGGTTATCGTTACAGGAAAAATAAAAACAGCGATCTTGAAATCGAACCCTCGCTCCTTTTTAAGATTTTTGAAAGCGATGGCCGTTCGGAGACCGATTTGAATCTAAAATTCAGGTGGTACGATTTCGAGGACTATTACTATGCCGGGGTAAACTATCGTTTCCTGAACGACCAAATAGGTGATCCGTTGTACCTAGCACCTTTTGCCGGGCTCAAGAAAGGAAAATTCTATTTCGGCTATTCCTATCAAATCATCCTGAATGAAATCATTACGTATAGCACCGGTACCCACGTGGTAACTATAGGTGTTGATCTTTTCCAAGGTTTGAGCAACTGTAGGTGTACCTATTAA
- the folB gene encoding dihydroneopterin aldolase, translating to MGEVKVENIRVYAYHGCLSQETTIGSDYRVDIKVEANLNKAALSDNLSDTVDYVLINRIVKAEMKVPAKLLEHVARRIISRIFNEIEMVTYAQVAVSKINPPISGDVEAVTIILSQKRTDFLK from the coding sequence TTGGGAGAAGTAAAAGTCGAGAATATAAGGGTTTATGCCTATCATGGATGCCTTTCACAAGAAACTACCATTGGCAGTGATTATAGGGTCGATATCAAAGTGGAGGCTAATTTGAATAAGGCAGCACTTTCGGATAATTTGTCGGATACCGTAGATTATGTGCTCATCAACAGAATCGTGAAAGCTGAAATGAAAGTCCCTGCCAAATTGTTGGAGCATGTTGCAAGACGGATAATATCGCGAATTTTCAATGAAATTGAAATGGTGACATATGCTCAGGTAGCGGTTTCCAAAATCAATCCGCCTATAAGCGGTGACGTTGAAGCCGTTACGATAATCCTATCACAAAAAAGAACCGATTTTTTAAAATAG
- a CDS encoding sulfatase-like hydrolase/transferase — MDFKSYFIAILISVFILNSCSVDAIDTSLDVKSDLPSVQKERYVPSKYKTKNVIILVIDGPRYSETWGSPTRDLIPVLDRQLAPLGIVNSAFYNLGSTYTNPGHTAITTGNYQNIKNNGSELPNFPSFFQHWSHTYAQHQESTYVIASKDKLEILADTKASEWNGKYAPATDCGIAGLGTGYRDDAITYQNTFDILSEKHPRLVLINLRAPDSFAHANDWDNYIRGISNSDKFLGDLWRFLQNDPFYAENTTLFMTNDHGRHGNGNKNGFISHGDGCSECRHLNFFAIGPDFKRNEIITTERSQIDIPATVAELLQFDMPYGKGEVMFELFAPPSETIPRTIAHSIAE, encoded by the coding sequence ATGGATTTTAAATCGTACTTCATCGCTATTCTTATTTCTGTTTTTATACTGAATTCTTGTTCGGTTGATGCCATAGACACAAGTCTCGATGTAAAATCCGACCTACCATCAGTACAAAAAGAACGCTATGTACCTTCAAAGTACAAAACTAAAAACGTAATTATCCTTGTTATAGACGGACCGCGATATTCCGAAACATGGGGAAGTCCGACACGGGACTTGATTCCGGTACTCGATAGACAGTTGGCTCCGTTAGGGATAGTCAACAGCGCTTTCTATAATCTAGGATCAACCTATACGAATCCGGGGCATACGGCGATAACAACCGGAAATTATCAGAATATCAAAAACAACGGTTCCGAACTGCCTAATTTTCCTTCTTTTTTTCAACACTGGTCCCATACATACGCACAACATCAAGAATCAACCTATGTTATAGCCAGTAAGGATAAATTGGAAATATTGGCCGATACCAAAGCTTCGGAATGGAATGGAAAATATGCCCCGGCTACCGACTGTGGTATAGCCGGACTAGGAACCGGCTACCGCGATGATGCCATCACCTATCAGAATACCTTCGACATCCTATCCGAAAAACACCCAAGATTGGTTCTGATAAACCTTAGGGCCCCTGATTCCTTTGCCCATGCAAACGACTGGGACAATTATATTCGTGGAATATCGAATAGCGACAAATTCCTAGGAGATTTATGGCGATTCCTGCAAAACGACCCCTTCTATGCCGAAAATACCACCTTGTTTATGACCAACGATCACGGTAGGCACGGCAATGGGAATAAAAACGGATTCATTTCACATGGCGATGGTTGTTCCGAATGTAGGCACCTTAACTTCTTTGCAATTGGCCCCGACTTTAAACGCAATGAAATCATTACTACGGAACGCAGTCAGATAGATATTCCGGCAACCGTGGCCGAATTGTTACAATTTGATATGCCCTACGGGAAGGGTGAAGTGATGTTCGAACTGTTCGCACCACCATCGGAAACCATACCCAGGACAATAGCGCATAGCATTGCCGAATAA